One window of the Pseudomonadota bacterium genome contains the following:
- a CDS encoding ferredoxin:glutaredoxin reductase produces the protein MSYKDTVDLHDIDTLFDTLSQDAESAGYILNPDKEFTKALIRGLIINQGRYGYPSCPCRLADQKKGDDLDIICPCNYRDADLNEHGACYCALYVTRDIADGKRPLKPIPERRPPKEERIKKSRPVESGTTRLSHPVWRCTVCGYLCARENPPEVCPICKAQKERFEEFLTRI, from the coding sequence ATGAGTTATAAAGACACAGTAGACTTGCATGACATTGATACGCTCTTTGATACATTGTCACAAGATGCAGAGTCAGCCGGATACATTCTTAACCCTGATAAGGAATTTACAAAAGCCCTGATAAGGGGCCTCATTATTAATCAGGGAAGATACGGTTACCCCTCTTGCCCATGCAGGCTGGCCGATCAAAAAAAGGGAGATGATCTCGATATCATATGCCCTTGTAATTACAGGGATGCTGACCTGAACGAGCATGGCGCCTGTTACTGCGCCCTCTATGTAACCAGAGACATAGCAGATGGCAAGAGACCGTTGAAACCCATCCCAGAGAGAAGGCCACCCAAAGAAGAAAGGATTAAAAAGAGTCGCCCCGTTGAATCAGGCACTACCCGGCTCTCCCATCCGGTCTGGAGATGCACGGTATGCGGCTACCTCTGTGCAAGGGAAAACCCACCTGAAGTCTGTCCCATATGCAAAGCCCAAAAAGAACGTTTTGAAGAATTCCTTACACGTATATAA
- a CDS encoding glutaredoxin family protein, producing the protein MAMTHISGSDKGDLVLYTLSTCIWCKKTKAFLNNLGVQYDYVDMDNLDDDEREKKMEDLKRWNPKCSFPSIVINNETCVVGYDEEKIKEVIGV; encoded by the coding sequence ATGGCAATGACACATATCAGCGGCAGCGACAAAGGGGACCTGGTTCTCTACACATTGAGCACCTGTATATGGTGCAAAAAAACAAAGGCTTTTCTTAACAACCTTGGTGTACAATATGACTACGTGGATATGGACAACCTTGATGATGATGAAAGAGAAAAAAAGATGGAGGACCTGAAACGCTGGAACCCGAAATGTTCTTTTCCTTCAATTGTAATCAATAATGAGACATGCGTCGTTGGTTATGATGAGGAAAAGATAAAGGAAGTCATAGGAGTATGA